The proteins below come from a single Kitasatospora sp. NBC_00315 genomic window:
- a CDS encoding WD40/YVTN/BNR-like repeat-containing protein, which produces MVDIAGAAGSPVVFPQFLDLAIREDASFPEVWSAAKDGTLWRHGGGPFPPQVAGQEPSPGGVTGLAVALDDGLWVVTAQRVLWRRGPEGMWSNIPVPNGIEPLVDVTVHKAAVWIVRDDGAIWRTADGRTFQEMSSLIPFKRLAGRNTGDLWGISFHPSANLFRQTSDGVWRPAEGGQDKSWADISVSVEGKVWLVATDGTVWTTTDGTGFLKVSGDGFSRISAARFDLPWAVKTDGTLWAWLPKPPTPQPPAPPTPPPPVTQPAQPPPSAVRPRVDVSTSGSGESTVFHLTGSGFIAGAEVTIRGTRVGADGVFNVYWTTRALPQGSIAIDLPVPCLSGISISFSANDGRRDPHDLTDRFWSNTVTSSCP; this is translated from the coding sequence GTGGTCGACATCGCCGGAGCCGCCGGGTCCCCGGTGGTGTTCCCGCAGTTTCTCGATCTGGCGATCCGGGAGGACGCGTCGTTCCCCGAGGTCTGGTCGGCGGCCAAGGACGGGACGCTCTGGCGTCACGGCGGCGGTCCCTTCCCCCCGCAGGTTGCGGGCCAGGAACCGAGCCCTGGTGGTGTCACCGGCCTGGCCGTGGCGCTCGACGACGGATTGTGGGTGGTGACGGCCCAGAGGGTGCTCTGGCGGCGTGGGCCGGAGGGGATGTGGAGCAACATACCGGTACCGAACGGAATCGAACCGCTGGTGGACGTCACGGTACACAAGGCGGCCGTATGGATCGTGCGCGACGACGGGGCGATTTGGCGGACGGCCGACGGCCGGACGTTCCAGGAGATGAGTTCGCTGATTCCGTTCAAGCGTCTTGCGGGCCGGAACACGGGCGACCTGTGGGGGATCAGCTTTCATCCCAGTGCGAATCTGTTCCGCCAGACGTCCGACGGGGTCTGGCGGCCCGCCGAAGGCGGCCAGGACAAGTCGTGGGCCGACATCTCCGTGAGCGTCGAAGGGAAGGTCTGGCTGGTCGCCACGGACGGGACGGTGTGGACCACGACGGATGGAACAGGGTTTCTCAAGGTCTCGGGCGACGGGTTCAGCAGGATCTCGGCTGCTCGGTTCGACCTGCCTTGGGCAGTCAAGACGGACGGCACGTTGTGGGCCTGGTTGCCGAAGCCCCCGACCCCGCAGCCCCCGGCGCCCCCGACACCCCCGCCGCCGGTCACGCAGCCCGCGCAACCGCCTCCGAGCGCGGTCCGACCCCGAGTTGACGTGTCGACGAGCGGTTCCGGGGAGAGCACTGTCTTCCACCTGACGGGCTCCGGCTTCATCGCCGGTGCGGAGGTCACGATCCGCGGAACTCGGGTCGGTGCGGACGGGGTCTTCAACGTCTACTGGACGACTCGGGCGCTCCCGCAGGGCTCGATAGCCATCGACCTTCCCGTGCCGTGTCTTTCCGGTATCAGCATCAGCTTCTCGGCCAATGACGGCCGTCGCGATCCGCACGACCTCACCGACCGCTTCTGGAGCAACACGGTCACCTCCTCATGTCCGTGA
- a CDS encoding STAS domain-containing protein, translating to MPATRQVDPPSFSVRLRPGAGAPVLAVVGELEQRTGSVLDAAVADVMDAVIAAGELVLDLSGVRFCDSGGLNAVIRAHLRSRDAGAVLHVLSPAARVAALFRRTGVDQVLRVSPDAGTPVAEGPAHRRG from the coding sequence ATGCCCGCGACCAGGCAGGTCGATCCGCCTTCGTTCAGCGTCCGGTTGCGGCCGGGAGCCGGGGCCCCGGTGCTGGCCGTGGTCGGTGAGCTGGAGCAGCGTACGGGCAGTGTGCTGGACGCGGCGGTGGCCGACGTGATGGATGCGGTCATCGCGGCGGGCGAGCTGGTGCTGGACCTGTCCGGCGTGAGGTTCTGCGACTCCGGCGGCCTCAACGCCGTCATCCGCGCCCACCTGCGATCCCGGGATGCCGGAGCGGTGCTGCACGTGCTCTCCCCGGCCGCGCGGGTGGCGGCCCTGTTCCGGCGCACCGGGGTGGACCAGGTGCTACGGGTGAGCCCGGACGCCGGCACGCCGGTAGCGGAGGGGCCCGCGCATCGGCGCGGTTGA
- a CDS encoding VOC family protein codes for MINGAHIVIHSRDAAADRDFFRDVLEYPHVDAGGGWPIFRLPPAEVAVHPTTGPETQELFLMCDDVKATMQALTAKGVEFTQPVTEERWGRLTRLRLPGGGDVGMYEPRHERATDL; via the coding sequence ATGATCAACGGTGCTCACATCGTCATCCACAGCCGTGACGCAGCGGCGGACCGCGACTTCTTCAGGGACGTACTGGAGTATCCCCATGTCGACGCGGGAGGCGGTTGGCCGATCTTCAGGCTCCCGCCGGCCGAGGTCGCGGTGCACCCCACCACCGGGCCGGAGACCCAGGAGCTCTTTCTGATGTGCGACGACGTCAAAGCCACGATGCAGGCTCTGACCGCGAAGGGCGTGGAGTTCACGCAACCGGTCACAGAGGAGCGCTGGGGACGACTGACCAGGCTCCGTCTGCCCGGCGGCGGCGATGTGGGCATGTACGAGCCTCGGCACGAACGGGCCACCGACCTGTGA
- a CDS encoding DinB family protein, whose translation MTEPTTHPLAPALTGERADLLEQLGKARHFLRLTANELTDAQAAECSTVSELCVGGLVKHVTAVEKSWIGFILEGPSAMPDFTAMTEEDWAHRQDGFRLLPGETLAGVLADYAEAARRTDDLVATLPDLDVSHPLPKAPWFDGDVQWSARRVLLHVIAETAQHAGHADIIREALDGAKSMG comes from the coding sequence ATGACCGAGCCCACCACCCACCCCCTGGCCCCGGCGCTCACCGGCGAGCGCGCGGATCTGCTGGAGCAACTCGGCAAGGCGCGGCACTTTCTGCGCCTCACCGCCAACGAACTGACCGACGCTCAGGCCGCCGAGTGCTCCACCGTGAGCGAGCTCTGCGTGGGCGGCCTGGTCAAGCACGTCACCGCGGTCGAGAAGAGCTGGATCGGGTTCATCCTCGAAGGCCCGTCCGCGATGCCGGACTTCACCGCCATGACCGAGGAGGACTGGGCCCACCGCCAGGACGGCTTCAGGCTGCTGCCCGGGGAGACACTGGCGGGTGTGCTCGCCGACTACGCCGAGGCCGCCCGCCGTACGGACGATCTGGTCGCCACCCTGCCCGACCTGGACGTCTCCCACCCGCTGCCGAAGGCGCCCTGGTTCGACGGCGACGTCCAGTGGTCCGCCCGTCGCGTCCTGCTCCACGTCATCGCCGAGACCGCCCAACACGCCGGCCACGCCGACATCATCCGCGAGGCCCTGGACGGCGCCAAGAGCATGGGCTGA
- a CDS encoding ClpX C4-type zinc finger protein produces the protein MPTDTADHENPRCSFCGKSDIEVDKLVAGPGVQICNECVDLAASIVAQHRGGPVDLQMPLWDSMADEKMLDHLPRVAAVADQVESNLRTWVRELRRREVTWARIGEALGITRQSAWGRFSGEE, from the coding sequence ATGCCCACGGACACGGCCGATCACGAGAACCCGCGCTGCTCCTTCTGCGGCAAGAGCGACATCGAGGTGGACAAGCTGGTGGCCGGGCCGGGGGTCCAGATCTGCAACGAGTGCGTGGATCTGGCGGCGTCCATCGTCGCGCAGCACCGCGGCGGGCCGGTCGACCTGCAGATGCCGCTGTGGGACTCGATGGCCGACGAGAAGATGCTCGACCACCTGCCCCGCGTTGCGGCGGTGGCCGACCAGGTCGAGTCCAACCTGCGCACGTGGGTCCGGGAGCTGCGGCGACGGGAGGTGACCTGGGCGCGGATCGGGGAGGCCCTCGGCATCACCCGCCAGTCCGCCTGGGGACGGTTCTCCGGGGAGGAGTGA
- a CDS encoding anion permease, which yields MSHVTFLLVVVIVTALVFDFTNGFHDTANAMATSIATGALPPRVAVLLSAVLNVVGAFLSTAVAKTISGGIVNDGLITLGMIFAGLVGAILWNLLTWLLGLPSSSSHALIGGLVGAVCVGAGLKAVNFEEVLERIVIPGFAAPVVAGTAALLATLLVYRLSGRAAEESVTRGFRFGQIGSASLVSLAHGTNDAQKTMGVITLSLISVDALPSGAGPPVWVVLTAGLAIGLGTYLGGWRIIRTLGRGLTDIRSPQGFAAETASATVILTSAHLGFALSTTQVCSGSIIGAGLGRRRAKVRWNTAGRMAVAWLITLPAAGLIGGGASAVVVHGGTAGTVAVAAAAVAAAAVIYVLSRRSPVTADNVNDAPTVTVNPQPAAAGS from the coding sequence ATGTCCCACGTCACGTTCCTCCTGGTGGTAGTGATCGTCACGGCGCTGGTGTTCGACTTCACCAACGGTTTCCACGACACCGCGAACGCGATGGCGACCTCGATCGCGACCGGCGCGCTCCCCCCGAGAGTGGCGGTGCTGCTGAGCGCCGTGCTCAACGTGGTCGGCGCGTTCCTGTCCACGGCAGTGGCCAAAACGATCTCCGGCGGCATCGTGAACGACGGACTGATCACCCTGGGCATGATCTTCGCGGGGCTGGTCGGCGCGATCCTGTGGAACCTGCTGACCTGGTTGCTCGGACTCCCGTCGAGCTCGTCGCACGCGCTGATCGGCGGACTGGTCGGCGCGGTCTGCGTCGGCGCGGGGCTGAAGGCCGTGAACTTCGAGGAGGTGCTCGAAAGGATCGTCATCCCGGGGTTCGCCGCACCGGTGGTGGCCGGGACCGCCGCACTGCTCGCCACCCTGCTGGTCTACCGCCTCAGCGGGCGGGCCGCGGAGGAGTCCGTGACCCGGGGTTTCCGGTTCGGGCAGATCGGGTCGGCCTCGCTGGTCTCACTCGCCCACGGCACCAACGACGCGCAGAAGACGATGGGCGTGATCACCCTCAGCCTGATCTCCGTGGACGCGCTGCCGAGCGGTGCCGGGCCGCCGGTCTGGGTGGTCCTCACCGCGGGCCTGGCCATCGGCCTGGGGACCTACCTCGGCGGCTGGCGCATCATCAGGACGCTCGGCCGGGGCCTGACCGACATCCGCTCGCCACAGGGCTTCGCCGCCGAGACCGCCTCCGCCACGGTGATCCTCACCTCCGCCCACCTCGGGTTCGCGCTCTCCACCACCCAGGTCTGCAGCGGCAGCATCATCGGCGCCGGGCTCGGGCGCCGCCGGGCGAAGGTGCGCTGGAACACGGCCGGCCGGATGGCAGTCGCCTGGCTGATCACCCTCCCGGCGGCCGGGCTGATCGGCGGCGGTGCCTCCGCCGTCGTGGTCCACGGCGGGACGGCCGGGACCGTGGCGGTGGCCGCGGCCGCCGTGGCCGCCGCGGCCGTGATCTACGTGCTGTCCCGGCGCAGCCCGGTCACCGCGGACAACGTCAACGACGCCCCCACCGTGACGGTCAACCCGCAGCCCGCCGCCGCGGGCAGCTGA
- a CDS encoding SulP family inorganic anion transporter, giving the protein MTPSTDPVGGLRHRLAAFVPGLGVLGSYRRTWLRGDLLAGVTVAAYLVPQVMAYASVAGLQPVAGLWAILPALAVYAFLGSSRLLSVGPESTTALMTAGVVGPLAAGDPDRYAVLTAALAVVVGMMFLLARIARLGFVADLLSQPVLIGYLAGVALIMGVDQLTKITGVETEGSGFFPQLVSFFRNLSEAHAATVILSAATLVFLFVAAAFLPRAVPVTLLALVLGTVVVAVFDLESLGIAVIGQIPTGLPRPAIPSLGDFRDLLLPAVGVLLVGYTDVILTARAFESRGSGERLDANQELLALGVVNLGAGVLHGFPVSSSASRTTLAKSAGGHTQLYGLTADVLVVAVLLFLGPALALTPSAVLGCLVVFAAVRMIDVAGFRRLSSFRRRELLLAVGCLIGVLALDILYGVLVAVGLSVAELLSRVARPHDAVLGLVPGVAGMHDVDDYPEARTVPGLLIYRYDSPLFFANAEDFRRRALAVAAEQSEPVRWFVLNTEANVEVDITALDSLEALREELVGSGCVFALARVKQDLRSELDAYGLTGAVGEDRIFPTLPAAVAAYRSWSRAGDDAQG; this is encoded by the coding sequence TTGACACCCTCCACCGACCCGGTCGGCGGATTGCGGCACCGCCTCGCCGCATTCGTCCCGGGCCTCGGTGTGCTCGGGTCGTACCGGCGCACGTGGTTGCGCGGGGACCTGCTGGCCGGCGTGACCGTCGCGGCCTATCTGGTGCCCCAGGTCATGGCGTACGCGAGCGTGGCGGGGCTGCAACCGGTCGCCGGGCTCTGGGCCATCCTGCCCGCGCTCGCCGTCTACGCCTTCCTCGGCTCGTCCCGTCTGCTGTCGGTCGGCCCGGAGTCGACGACCGCGCTGATGACGGCCGGTGTGGTGGGGCCGCTGGCGGCGGGGGACCCGGACCGCTACGCCGTCCTCACGGCGGCGCTCGCCGTCGTGGTCGGGATGATGTTCCTGCTGGCCCGGATCGCCCGGCTGGGGTTCGTCGCAGATCTGCTCTCCCAGCCCGTCCTGATCGGCTACCTCGCCGGGGTCGCGCTGATCATGGGGGTGGACCAGCTGACGAAGATCACCGGTGTCGAGACGGAGGGTTCGGGCTTCTTCCCGCAGCTGGTCTCCTTCTTCCGGAATCTCTCCGAGGCCCATGCCGCGACCGTGATCCTCAGCGCGGCGACGCTGGTCTTCCTCTTCGTGGCGGCCGCGTTCCTGCCGCGCGCGGTGCCGGTCACCCTGCTCGCACTGGTCCTGGGCACCGTGGTGGTCGCGGTGTTCGATCTGGAGTCGCTCGGCATCGCGGTGATCGGGCAGATCCCGACCGGGCTCCCGCGCCCCGCGATCCCGTCCCTCGGCGACTTCCGGGACTTGCTTCTGCCGGCCGTCGGCGTGCTCCTGGTGGGGTACACCGACGTGATCCTGACGGCCCGCGCCTTCGAGTCCCGGGGCAGCGGCGAGCGCCTGGACGCCAACCAGGAACTCCTGGCGCTGGGGGTGGTCAACCTCGGTGCCGGTGTACTGCACGGCTTCCCGGTGAGCAGCAGCGCCAGCCGGACCACGCTGGCGAAGTCGGCCGGCGGGCACACCCAGCTGTACGGGCTCACGGCGGACGTCCTGGTCGTCGCCGTGCTGCTGTTCCTCGGCCCGGCGCTCGCCCTGACGCCGTCAGCCGTCCTGGGGTGCCTGGTCGTCTTCGCCGCCGTCCGGATGATCGACGTCGCGGGGTTCCGTCGGCTCTCGTCGTTCCGGCGCCGGGAGCTGCTGCTGGCTGTCGGATGCCTGATCGGCGTCCTGGCGCTGGACATCCTGTACGGGGTGCTGGTGGCCGTGGGGCTGTCGGTGGCGGAGCTGCTCAGCCGGGTGGCCCGGCCGCACGACGCGGTGCTGGGTCTGGTGCCGGGGGTGGCGGGCATGCACGACGTCGACGACTACCCCGAGGCGCGGACCGTCCCCGGCCTGTTGATCTACCGCTACGACTCGCCGCTGTTCTTCGCCAACGCCGAGGACTTCCGCCGGCGGGCGCTGGCCGTGGCGGCCGAACAGTCGGAGCCGGTGCGCTGGTTCGTCCTCAACACCGAGGCCAACGTCGAGGTGGACATCACCGCGTTGGACTCCCTGGAGGCGCTGCGGGAGGAACTGGTCGGCAGCGGCTGCGTGTTCGCACTGGCCCGGGTGAAGCAGGACCTGCGGTCGGAGCTGGACGCGTACGGGCTGACCGGAGCCGTCGGCGAGGACCGGATCTTCCCCACCCTGCCCGCGGCCGTGGCCGCGTACCGCTCCTGGAGCCGGGCGGGCGACGATGCGCAGGGGTAG
- a CDS encoding polyphosphate kinase 2 family protein, translating to MARKQARRIAKFIEPLRVEPGSRVDLSDFDPRYKAGMRKREGVRLLESGVALLAEYQARLAAQDTYGVLFCLQAMDAGGKDGTIRHVMSGVNPQGVHVSSFKVPSTEELDHDYLWRYARRLPARGDIAIFNRSHYEEVLVVRVHPEVLEHQRIPDAAHGSALWDRRYREINDWERHLTDNGFKVVKVFLNLSKEEQRTRFLKRIDLPEKNWKFSAADVRERKYWDDYQEAFAEMLSATSTPWAPWYVVPADRKWFARICAAAVLAHTLIEIDPRYPVVDEEAHQDLLAAKRRLRKEAPKGAPADPYAARHEPPG from the coding sequence ATGGCACGCAAGCAGGCCCGGCGCATCGCGAAGTTCATCGAGCCGCTGCGGGTGGAGCCCGGCTCCCGGGTGGACCTGAGCGACTTCGACCCCCGTTACAAGGCGGGGATGAGGAAACGCGAGGGCGTCCGACTGCTGGAGAGCGGCGTCGCTCTGCTGGCCGAGTACCAGGCCCGGCTGGCCGCCCAGGACACCTACGGCGTCCTGTTCTGCCTGCAGGCGATGGACGCCGGCGGCAAGGACGGCACCATCCGGCACGTCATGAGCGGGGTGAACCCGCAGGGGGTGCACGTCAGCAGCTTCAAGGTGCCCTCCACCGAGGAGCTCGACCACGACTACCTCTGGCGGTACGCGCGCAGGCTCCCGGCCCGCGGGGACATCGCGATCTTCAACCGGTCCCACTACGAGGAGGTCCTCGTGGTGCGGGTGCACCCGGAGGTGCTGGAACACCAGCGGATCCCGGACGCCGCCCACGGGTCCGCCCTCTGGGACCGCCGCTACCGGGAGATCAACGACTGGGAGCGCCACCTCACCGACAACGGCTTCAAGGTGGTGAAGGTCTTCCTGAACCTCTCCAAGGAGGAGCAGCGCACCCGGTTCCTGAAGCGGATCGACCTCCCGGAGAAGAACTGGAAGTTCTCCGCCGCCGACGTCCGTGAGCGCAAGTACTGGGACGACTACCAGGAGGCCTTCGCCGAGATGCTCTCGGCCACCAGCACCCCGTGGGCGCCCTGGTACGTGGTGCCGGCGGACCGTAAGTGGTTCGCGCGCATCTGCGCCGCCGCCGTACTCGCCCACACGTTGATCGAGATCGACCCCCGGTACCCGGTCGTCGACGAGGAGGCCCACCAGGATCTGCTCGCCGCCAAGCGCCGGCTCAGGAAGGAAGCCCCGAAGGGCGCCCCCGCCGACCCGTACGCGGCCCGCCACGAGCCGCCCGGCTAG
- a CDS encoding cation-translocating P-type ATPase, with product MTVEAGLTGPQPAERPEWYACSPEDVAHLLEVDPEVGLTDARVAEQRAAHGPNALPEEQTRPALLRFLDQYRSYMQIILVAAAVVSFAIAQWSTAILLVALTLLNAVVGLRQEGKAASAMNALRSMMKNTARVRRAGAESEIPAEDLVPGDVVLVTAGDQVPADGRIVRASALQIDESALTGESTPAGKDTVVPPGEKLGPGDQTDMAFMNTPVTHGSGVLIVTGTGSETELGRISTMLSATAKEESPLTRELNNLTLWIAGAAGLTMIVMFALGRSRGQAWDTLFIAAVSLAIAAIPEALPTVTQVILSVGSLNLAGRNAIVKELPSVETLGFTSAINSDKTGTLTMNQVTVVEVISPTDRYTVSGTGYGLDGRIHHAAGSSAGVEDAILPFLVAGDATLVDGTVVGDPTEGALLVLGHKAGLDVEGTRGRMPRLATLPFDPGYKLMATFHAAKDGSGRPVVRCFVKGAAPAVMSRAVSALAAGETVPWEGELSRRAQEQVERMGGEGRRVMAAAARDLDPADFDPDGDLLALVTGLRMTGLVGMVDPPRAESKAAVASAQAAHIRVRMVTGDDVTTGAAIARQLGIPGEAVLGADFAAWTEQEQRARIERIGVVGRVAPEHKVLLADTLKRNGEVVAMTGDGVNDAPAIKAADIGIAMGSGTDVAKNAARMILSDDNFATIVFAVKEGRKLYDNLTKYVRFVLLLLVTFVLTFLGATLFNIAAGEPFPPPQVLWIHFVVNAPFGFALGFDQESPGLMRRTPRPRGESVLTRPLLTTVGLAGLALTVMLLALIKLGENHFGSVHVGSSMAFTAFSLCLIVAAFECRSETASALRTTTFDSRQMNLAALSEFVLAVLVTQLDGFRRILGTAEIDLRQFGWALLAAVVFLALWELGKAMARRARTGTG from the coding sequence ATGACAGTCGAAGCAGGCCTGACGGGGCCGCAGCCGGCCGAGCGGCCGGAGTGGTACGCGTGCTCCCCCGAGGACGTCGCGCACCTGTTGGAGGTCGACCCGGAGGTCGGCCTCACGGACGCGCGGGTGGCCGAACAGCGGGCGGCCCACGGCCCCAACGCCCTGCCCGAGGAGCAGACCCGGCCGGCGCTGCTGCGCTTCCTGGACCAGTACCGCAGCTACATGCAGATCATCCTGGTGGCGGCGGCCGTGGTCTCGTTCGCGATCGCGCAGTGGAGCACCGCGATCCTGCTGGTCGCCCTCACCCTGCTCAACGCGGTGGTCGGCCTGCGGCAGGAGGGCAAGGCCGCCAGCGCGATGAACGCGCTGAGGTCGATGATGAAGAACACCGCCCGGGTCCGCCGCGCCGGTGCGGAGTCGGAGATCCCGGCCGAGGATCTCGTACCGGGCGACGTCGTGCTGGTCACAGCCGGGGACCAGGTACCGGCCGACGGGCGGATCGTCCGGGCCAGCGCGCTCCAGATCGACGAGTCCGCGCTCACCGGCGAGAGCACCCCCGCCGGGAAGGACACCGTCGTGCCGCCCGGTGAGAAGCTCGGGCCCGGGGACCAGACGGACATGGCGTTCATGAACACCCCGGTGACCCACGGCAGCGGGGTGCTGATCGTCACCGGCACCGGCTCGGAGACCGAGCTCGGCAGGATCTCCACCATGCTGTCCGCCACCGCGAAGGAGGAGTCGCCGCTCACCCGGGAGCTGAACAACCTCACCCTGTGGATCGCGGGCGCGGCCGGCCTGACGATGATCGTGATGTTCGCGCTGGGCCGCAGCCGCGGCCAGGCCTGGGACACGCTGTTCATCGCCGCGGTCTCGCTGGCCATCGCGGCCATCCCGGAGGCGCTGCCCACGGTGACCCAGGTGATCCTCTCCGTGGGAAGCCTCAACCTGGCCGGGCGCAACGCGATCGTCAAGGAACTGCCCTCGGTGGAGACCCTCGGTTTCACCTCGGCGATCAACTCCGACAAGACCGGCACCCTGACGATGAACCAGGTGACGGTCGTCGAGGTGATCAGCCCGACGGACCGGTACACGGTCTCGGGCACGGGGTACGGCCTCGACGGGCGGATCCACCACGCGGCGGGGTCCTCCGCGGGCGTCGAGGACGCGATCCTGCCCTTCCTGGTCGCCGGGGACGCCACCCTGGTCGACGGCACGGTGGTCGGCGATCCGACCGAGGGCGCGCTGCTCGTGCTGGGCCACAAGGCCGGGCTGGACGTGGAGGGCACCCGTGGGCGGATGCCCAGACTCGCCACCCTGCCGTTCGACCCGGGCTACAAGCTGATGGCCACCTTCCACGCCGCGAAGGACGGCTCCGGGCGGCCGGTCGTGCGCTGTTTCGTCAAGGGCGCGGCGCCCGCCGTCATGTCCCGCGCCGTCAGTGCGCTGGCGGCCGGCGAGACCGTCCCCTGGGAAGGCGAGCTGAGCCGTCGCGCCCAGGAGCAGGTCGAGCGGATGGGCGGCGAGGGCCGTCGGGTGATGGCGGCGGCCGCCCGGGATCTGGATCCCGCCGACTTCGACCCGGACGGCGACCTGCTCGCCCTCGTCACCGGGCTTCGGATGACCGGCCTGGTGGGCATGGTCGACCCGCCCCGGGCCGAGTCCAAGGCCGCCGTGGCGAGTGCCCAGGCGGCCCACATCAGGGTCCGCATGGTCACCGGTGACGACGTCACCACCGGCGCCGCCATCGCCCGGCAGCTGGGCATCCCCGGCGAGGCCGTGCTCGGCGCCGACTTCGCCGCCTGGACGGAGCAGGAGCAGCGGGCGCGGATCGAGCGCATCGGTGTGGTGGGGCGGGTCGCGCCGGAGCACAAGGTCCTGCTCGCCGACACGCTGAAGCGCAACGGCGAGGTCGTGGCGATGACCGGGGACGGCGTCAACGACGCGCCGGCCATCAAGGCCGCCGACATCGGCATCGCGATGGGCAGCGGTACCGACGTGGCGAAGAACGCCGCCCGGATGATCCTCTCGGACGACAACTTCGCGACGATCGTGTTCGCGGTGAAGGAGGGCCGCAAGCTCTACGACAACCTCACCAAGTACGTCCGGTTCGTCCTGCTGCTGCTCGTCACCTTCGTGCTGACCTTCCTCGGCGCGACGCTCTTCAACATCGCCGCCGGGGAGCCCTTCCCGCCGCCGCAGGTGCTGTGGATCCACTTCGTGGTGAACGCCCCGTTCGGCTTCGCGCTCGGCTTCGACCAGGAGAGCCCGGGGCTGATGCGCCGTACCCCGCGCCCGCGGGGCGAGTCGGTCCTGACCCGGCCGCTGCTGACCACGGTCGGCCTCGCCGGTCTGGCGCTGACCGTCATGCTGCTGGCGCTGATCAAGCTCGGCGAGAACCACTTCGGCAGCGTGCACGTGGGCAGTTCGATGGCCTTCACCGCCTTCTCGCTCTGCCTGATCGTGGCCGCGTTCGAATGCCGCAGCGAGACGGCGTCCGCGCTGCGGACGACCACGTTCGACAGCAGGCAGATGAACCTGGCGGCGCTGTCCGAGTTCGTCCTCGCCGTGCTGGTGACCCAGCTGGACGGGTTCCGGCGCATCCTCGGCACGGCGGAGATCGACCTCCGCCAGTTCGGGTGGGCCCTGCTGGCCGCCGTGGTCTTCCTCGCGCTGTGGGAGCTCGGGAAGGCGATGGCCCGCCGGGCCCGGACAGGCACGGGGTGA
- a CDS encoding serine/threonine-protein kinase yields MATAHALPLHAGLFAGRYRVQEHLGRGGAAEVVRAVDERLQRSVALKVFRPEAGGDAAERFAQEGRALARLRHPGLVEVYDYGTWGERPFLVLELIEGPTLREVLAREPLSPVAAARLGSQLARVLSFVHGHGVVHRDVKPSNILIGEGGAPRLADFGVARLPGDAAMTRTGCVVGTPAYLAPEQIRGRSARPAADVYALGLVLVECLTGRREYGGAPLEAAAARLHRSPAVPGHLPRGLSRILRQMTLSDPLQRPSAIECADALGEVTSLAAPALTQPLALRVSRMPVHRRRGASLAAAAVLALAGLAAGTAFDTDPRPAAPALPGPSGRPTSSETSSASGPRESATASPDGAEATAPTAGAAPAAAGSAPAPASPPVTAPAPGRASPAPSRGPGNPGRAGKVKKQH; encoded by the coding sequence ATGGCCACCGCGCACGCCCTTCCCCTCCATGCCGGCCTGTTCGCAGGTCGGTACCGCGTCCAGGAGCACCTGGGCCGCGGTGGGGCGGCCGAGGTCGTACGCGCGGTCGACGAGCGGTTGCAGCGGTCGGTGGCGCTCAAGGTGTTCCGGCCCGAGGCCGGCGGGGACGCCGCCGAGCGCTTCGCGCAGGAGGGTCGAGCGCTGGCGCGACTGCGGCACCCGGGCCTGGTGGAGGTGTACGACTACGGCACGTGGGGCGAGCGCCCTTTCCTCGTGCTGGAGCTCATCGAGGGCCCCACGTTGCGGGAGGTGCTGGCTCGTGAGCCGCTGTCGCCGGTCGCGGCGGCACGGCTGGGGTCGCAGCTGGCGAGGGTGCTGTCCTTCGTTCACGGGCATGGTGTGGTCCATCGGGATGTGAAGCCTTCCAACATCCTGATCGGTGAGGGTGGGGCTCCGCGGCTCGCGGACTTCGGTGTCGCGCGGCTTCCCGGTGATGCCGCGATGACCCGGACGGGGTGTGTCGTCGGCACGCCGGCCTATCTCGCGCCGGAGCAGATCCGTGGTCGGTCGGCCCGGCCGGCCGCGGACGTGTACGCGTTGGGTCTCGTGCTCGTCGAATGTCTCACGGGGCGCCGCGAGTACGGCGGCGCGCCTCTCGAAGCCGCTGCGGCGCGCCTGCACCGCTCTCCTGCCGTACCCGGGCACCTGCCGAGGGGTCTCTCCCGGATCCTGCGACAGATGACGCTCTCCGACCCGCTGCAGCGACCGTCGGCGATCGAGTGCGCCGACGCGCTCGGGGAGGTCACGTCGCTCGCCGCGCCGGCGCTGACGCAGCCGCTGGCCCTGCGGGTGTCACGGATGCCGGTCCACCGAAGGCGCGGCGCGTCCCTGGCAGCTGCGGCCGTCCTCGCGCTGGCCGGCCTGGCGGCCGGCACCGCCTTCGACACGGACCCGCGCCCGGCGGCTCCGGCGCTGCCCGGGCCGAGCGGCCGGCCGACCTCGTCCGAGACCTCCTCGGCCTCCGGCCCGAGGGAAAGCGCCACGGCGTCCCCGGACGGCGCCGAGGCGACCGCGCCGACCGCAGGGGCTGCCCCCGCCGCCGCGGGGTCCGCGCCCGCACCGGCCTCGCCTCCTGTCACGGCTCCCGCTCCCGGCCGGGCATCGCCGGCGCCGTCCAGGGGCCCCGGCAACCCGGGCCGAGCGGGGAAGGTCAAGAAGCAGCACTGA